The DNA segment TAGTAAAATTTCAGCAGAGTCAATTTTAAAAATGAATCCAGATGTTATTATAAAAACTAATCATGCAGGTGATAGTGGTATTGATGAGAGTATTGTAACTTCTACAAATGCTGGAAAGAATAATCAAATTTACTCTATGGATATGCTTTTAATCTCTGGTTTTACTGTAAGAGTAGACAAAGCACTACAAGATCTCTCTTGTATGTTAAATAACAATCAATTATCATATTGTAAATAAGTTTTTAAATGACTGGATTAAAAAAATCAGCAATTAAGATATGCTTTGTATTACTTTTAATATCTATTGTTTTAAATATAACTATTGGAGCTTTTAGTATCTCTTTTTCTGAGATACTAAATACTCTTTTAGATCCACAAAACAATAAGATTTATTATCAAGTTCTTATGGATATTAGAATTCCAAGGGTTGTTTTAGGTGCACTTGTAGGGGTTGCTTTTGGTATCTCTGGAGCTATGATGCAAACACTATTTAAGAATCCATTAGCAGACCCATCTATTATAGGTGTATCTGCTGGAGCTTCAGCTGGAGTAGTTCTATTTATGCTACTTGGAAGTTTTTTACCCACTCTTTTATACAGTGGATTTTTATCATATTTATCTCTTCCTCTTAGTGCTTTTTTAGGTAGTGTTATAACTATTTTTGCAATATATAAATTGGCAACTATTTATAATAAAGTTGCCGTTACAGTTATGCTTTTAGCAGGAATTGCAATAAACGCTATGCTTGGAGCATTAGTTGGTTTATTTACCTATGTAAGTACAGAAGATGAGCTTAAAAGTTTTACTTTTTGGACTATGGGAAGTTTGGCAAATGCAGATATGAAAGTTATTTTAACTATATTCCCAATTGTTGTAGCCACTTATATTTTTGCAATTCGAAAAAAAGTTGAGCTAAATCTAATGCTTTTAGGTGAAGATGAAGCAAAAAATTCAGGAGTAAATGCTGAAAAGTTAAAAAAGCAACTCATTTTATTTGTATCTTTAGCCATTGGTACAAGTGTAGCTTTTTGTGGAATTATTGGTTTTGTTGGACTTGTAGTTCCCCATATTGCGAGACTTATTGTTGGTTCAAATCATAAATTTTATCTGCCTCTTAGTGCAATATTAGGAGCATTTATTCTTTTATGGGCAGACTCTTTAGCAAGAGTTATTATCTCTCCAGCTGAACTTCCTATTGGAATAATTACTTCACTTTTAGGAGCACCATTTTTCTTATGGCTACTAATAAAAAATAGACAAAGTGCTACAAACTAAGGGGAGAAAAGTGTATAAAATAAAGAATTTAAATTTTTCAATTCAAAAAAGAGAAATTTTAAAGAATATAGACCTTATTATAAAACCAAATAGTTTTTTATCTATAGTTGGTCCCAACGGATGTGGAAAATCAACCCTAATAAAAAGTATAAATAGAAATCTTGATATTCAAAAAGGTGAAGTCTATTTAAATGATATTTCAATTGACAGATATAGTGATAGGGAGCTTGCATTAAAAAGATCAGTTCTAAATCAATCTTTCTTTTTTCCATATAGTTTCAAGGCCATAGAGATTGTAGAAATGGGATTGTATGCTTATACTCTAAGTTCAAAAAAGAAAAAAGAGATTATAAACTATATAGTAAATAAGTTAAATCTTGAACCTTTGAAAAATAAAGATTATCAAGGTCTCTCTGGTGGAGAGAAGCAAAAAATTCAATTTGCCAGAGTTATAGTGCAACTATATGCAAGTAAAGAGAAAGAGAAATTTCTTTTTTTAGATGAGCCAACTTTGAACTTAGATATCTATTACCAATATAAAATCTTAGATTTAACAAAAGAGTTACAAAAAGATTTAGAAATTGGGGTGTGTGCAATACTTCATGATATCAATCAGGCATATCTTTACTCTGATGAAATTGTAATGATGAAAAGTGGCGAAATAAAATATTTTGGAGAGACAAAAGATATACTAACATATGAGAACATCTTTGATGTATTTGCTGTAGAAAGTGAGTTTGTCTACTCTAAAAAACTAAAAAAAGAGATATTAATAACAATCTCATAATATTTATCCCCTTTTAGGGGATCTGCTTGTTAATCTAACCTTTCCTTCAAATTTTTATAAAAAAATTAGTTCCAATTTGTGTAAAATTAGTTCCAATTTATATAAATCAATATTGATATTGATTATTAATAATCATATAATCTCATCAAAATACATATTGTAAATATTTAACTATGTATATAATTAAATTTTTACTACAAAAAGGAATATAAATGTACAAAAAAAGTCTATTTGTAATCTCTGCACTTGCGATGGTAAGCTCAAATATATTTGCAGTAGATGAATTGGAAGATATAGTTGTTACTGCAAAATCAGAAAAGTCAATAAAAGATTTATCTGAGGTTGTTACTGTTATTAGTGCAGAAGATATAAAAAAAATAAATGCAACTAATATCAAAGATATATTAATCAAAACCCCTGGTATTATCAAAACTGCTGCTGGAGCAATGATGGGAGGGAGAGAGAGTATTTCAATTAGAGGTCTTGACAGTACATATGCACTCATTTTAGTTGATGGTAAGAAAATAAGTCCAACAGATGATTATATTGGTCATAGTGACTTTCAATACTCTTGGGTACCTATTGATATGATAGAGAGAATTGAAGTAATGAAAGGACCAAAAAGTTCAATATATGGTTCACAAGCTATTGGTGGTGTAATAAACATTATTACAAAAAAAGATACAAGAAAACTTTTTGGAGAAGTGAACTTACAAAGTGGATTTTCAGCTGCTGAAAATGGAGGAGATGAGACAAGAATAAGTGCAAATATTGGTGGAAATATTTCTGACAAACTTAGTCTGTTTTTAGGTGTAAATAAAAATGAAAAAGATGCTACAGGTGGAGTTGGTACAACTGCATTTGGAACTCCAACAAATGAAGCAACATATATTGAAGGATTAGAGACTAAAGATGTGTTAGCAAAATTAAAGTATAACTTTGATGATACCCAATCAGTTTATGCTTCATATATAAAAGGAGAAGAAGAGAGAAAAGATTATGATGATACAACTACATATGATTTAGAAAGGGATATTTATAGTGTTGGATATGAAAAATCTTTTGAAAAACTCTCTTTTAGTTTAGATTATTCTAAATCTGAACAAGAAGCAGCTGCAAATAGTATGTTTGCAACATACACACATAAGCTAACCAGTGACTCCCTAAAAGGTGAGGCAAAAATCTCAATGATTGAGAAGAACTATATTATAATAGGTGCCGAAACATCAAAAGACTCTTATGATAGACTTAGACAAAATGGTTCAACTCAATATGCATTTGATGCAAGAGCAAATGCATACTATCTACAAGATGAGATAGAGTTAGGAGATTTTGTATTATCATTTGGGGGAAGATTTGATGATAATCAAAAATATGGAAGTGAATTTTCTCCAAATCTAGGATTGGTTTATAAAATAGATGATATGCAGAGATTAAAAGCTAGTTATGGAGAAGGCTTTAAAGCGCCATCTGTAACAAAAGGTTCAAATGGCTTTGGTTCAGGTTCACATGCAGCACCATATGGAAATGACAACTTAAAAGCAGAAACTTCAAAAAGTTATGAATTGGCATATGAATTTTATGGGAAGAATACAACTTTTAAGTCAGCAATCTTTAAAACTGATGTTGAAGATATGATTAATACAGCTGGAACAACAGGAAATGTTAGATATATAAATGTTGATCAAGTTGCAACAAAAGGTTTTGAATTAGGTGTTGATTATGATCTCAATAGTAGCCATACACTAAATGTAAATTATACTTATATACAAACAGAAAATAAACAAACAGGCAAAGATTTAACATATAAACCTGAGCATACTTTTAATATAGGACTTAATTCTGAGTTTGGATGGGGAATATCGACTTATATAAGTGCAAACTATATAGGAGAACAATATAGCGATGTAGATAATACAGATAAAGCATCAGGATATACAATTTTTAATGCTCAAATCAATAAAGATATAACTAAAGATTTATCTGTAAAATTAGGAGTAGATAATATTACAGATGAAGAGTTTGATAATAACGATCCATACTACCTTCAAAGAAGAGTTGCTTATATAGGATTACGTTACAAATTTTAGAGAATAAAACTATTGTAAGAATACTTACAATAGTTTTATAAAAAAAGGAAAAAATAAATGTTAAAAGTTTCACTATTTCTTATTTTTACAATCTTTCTATTCACAGGTTGTATAAACCAAAATTTAAGCCCTACTCTATCTTATGATTTAGAAAAGAAAGAGACAATATATTCGATAAAACAAGCTAAAAATATTGATATAAAAAAATTAGTAAAAGAGCTTGAGCACTATCCTATTATTTTTGTAGGAGATCATCATAATAATGAAAAAACTCATAAATTTTTTGAAAATCTTTTAAAAGAACTTGATAAACAAGGATACAATCTAAATCTTGCAAATGAGTGGTTTAGTCCAAATCATGATAAATTATTAAAAGATTATACAGATGGCAAACTTGATGGGATAAGATTAAAAGAGAGACGTCATTGGGATGAGTTTACAAAATATAAATGGGAGTATGTTGAACCATTATATGAGACAATTAAAGCAAATGGTGGAAGATTATATGGTATCAATTTAACAAAAGAGAGTAGAAAAAAAATATCTTTAAAAGAGTTTGATAAAATGAGCAAAGAAGAGAAAACTTTTTATGACTCTTTGGATTTAACTGTTAGCGCACATAGACAACTTATTATGCCTTTTATGCAACACTGTAAAAAACTAAAAGAGAAAAGTGATGAGCCTTGCGAAGAGAGAATGTATAGAGTACAAGTTGCTTGGGATACATACATGGCAGAAAATATTGCAAAATTATCAAAAGATATTATTAAAACTTCAAAAGATAAACTTTTAGTTTTTGTGGGAGCTATGCATCTTGAAAAAAGAGTTGGTATTCCACTTAGATTCTCAAGATTAAGTAATCTTCCTTTTTTCATAATCTCAAATGAAAAAGTTGATAAGGAAAATGATTTAAAAATAGATACAGATAAAGCAGATGCAGTTTATATCTATGAATAAATTTATTGGGAAAATTTCCCAATAAATTCTTAATAAAAATTATTTATGAAGTGAATGAGCTACAATAGATAGAAACTCATCTTTAGTTTTTTTCTCTTTTTTAAACAAACCTCTAAGAGCTGAAGTAACAGTTGTTGAACATATTTTTTCAACACCTCTCATCTCCATACACATATGTCTTGCATCAATCATAACAGCCACACCTTTTGGATTTAGTGCTTCATGTAAAGCATCACAAATCTGTTCTGTCATCTGCTCTTGAATTTGTAATCTTTTTGCAAAAATATCTACAACTCTTGGAATTTTAGATAATCCAACAACTTTTCCATTTGGTATATAAGCCACATGAGCTTTACCAATTATTGGTAACATATGGTGTTCACACATAGAGTAAAACTCAATATCTTTTATAACAACCATTTCGTCATTTGAACTTGTAAAAAGTGCAGAATTGATTATCTCTTTTGGATCTTGGTTATATCCACTACACATAAATTCAAAAGCTTTTCTAACCCTTTGAGGAGTCTTAATAAGACCTTCTCTATTTACATCCTCACCAACATACTCTAAAATGTTTTTTATAGAGTTCTCAAATTCACTCTCTTTTGTCATTGAATTTCCTCTTAAAATCTTAATAGATCATTCATGCTCCACAAGGGAACAAAAATAGCAAAAATAATCCATAAAATCAGTGTCATTATAATAATAAAAAAAATAGGCTCAATCATAATGGAAAAGAGTCTCAAAGAGTTTTCAAATCTTCTTTTATAAATCTTTTTTATCTCATCAACTACAAGAGTTAATGAGTTTGTTAATTCACCTGTATCTATAAGGCTTAAAACAATATCATCAAATAGTCCAGATGATTTGAAAGCAAAACTTACACTTTTCCCACTTTTTAGTAGATTTTCTATTTGGGTAATTTTATCAAAAAGATATTGATTATTTAGTAAAACCTTTGCTTTGTTTATTGCTTCTAAAAACTCATATCTATTTTTTAATAAAATATGAACAACACTAAAATAGATATATAGTATTTTTAGCCTATTTAACCTAGTAACAAAAAAACTATCTTTTATAAACAGATTATCTGCAATAACTCTCAATCTGTTATTATTTTTATATACTCTAAAAAAGACAATAATCAAAATAAAAATGCTTATTGTTGCAATAATAATTTTTTCACCAGAGATATCTTTTAATAAAAATAGAGTTTTTGTAGCAATTGACATCTCATAATTTGTTCCTTTAAAAAGTGACTCAAAATTTGGCAATACAAACTCAAATATACCAATCAATGCAAAAATAAAAGTAACCACTAAGACAATTGGATAAAGCATTATTTTTAGAAAATTGCCTTTTATCTCTTGATTTTCCCTTGTAAGTTCACTTAAAAATTTTATATTCTCACTTATATTTCCACTATCTTGTATTAGTTTAAACAATGAAATTATTAAAGGATTAACACTATATTTTTTCATACTTTTTCTAATATCAATAGAGTTTATAAAGGAATTTTTTATATCTGTTAAAAACTCCTTGAAGTGATTGTCTTTTTCATTTTTTATTAAAATATCAAAGGCTTGATTTAGTTTAATATTTGAACCTAACATCAATGTTAGTTCATATAGTTTATCTTTGATTTTACTATCTCTTATTTTTTTAAAAAGTTGTATATCAAAACCCAAAGATTTTATGCTTATTATATTTTCAGGTAACTTTAACCTATCTAATTCATTTTTTGTAACAATTTTATGTTTTATTACACCTTTTTCTTGATATGTGATTTTATATTTATTACTAAGCATTTACAACTCTATAGACTTCTTCAAGAGTTGTAATACCACTATCTACCCTTTTCATTCCATCTTCTACAATTGTCTTAAATTCAATACTTTTTAAATAAGCAGAAACCCCATCATTTTTAAGAATTAAAGAGGATAACTCTTCATCAATTTTTAGTATCTCTGCAATACAACTTCTTTTATAAAAGCCGCTGTAATTGCAGATTTTGCACCCCTGCTTTTTACAAGTTTGGCAAATATTTAAAACTAATCGTTGGGAGATTATATATTTTAAAGTTAAAGATAATAGATATTTATCACTATTTAATTCAAAAAGTCTAGAGAGTGTTTCA comes from the Halarcobacter ebronensis genome and includes:
- a CDS encoding TonB-dependent receptor plug domain-containing protein; protein product: MYKKSLFVISALAMVSSNIFAVDELEDIVVTAKSEKSIKDLSEVVTVISAEDIKKINATNIKDILIKTPGIIKTAAGAMMGGRESISIRGLDSTYALILVDGKKISPTDDYIGHSDFQYSWVPIDMIERIEVMKGPKSSIYGSQAIGGVINIITKKDTRKLFGEVNLQSGFSAAENGGDETRISANIGGNISDKLSLFLGVNKNEKDATGGVGTTAFGTPTNEATYIEGLETKDVLAKLKYNFDDTQSVYASYIKGEEERKDYDDTTTYDLERDIYSVGYEKSFEKLSFSLDYSKSEQEAAANSMFATYTHKLTSDSLKGEAKISMIEKNYIIIGAETSKDSYDRLRQNGSTQYAFDARANAYYLQDEIELGDFVLSFGGRFDDNQKYGSEFSPNLGLVYKIDDMQRLKASYGEGFKAPSVTKGSNGFGSGSHAAPYGNDNLKAETSKSYELAYEFYGKNTTFKSAIFKTDVEDMINTAGTTGNVRYINVDQVATKGFELGVDYDLNSSHTLNVNYTYIQTENKQTGKDLTYKPEHTFNIGLNSEFGWGISTYISANYIGEQYSDVDNTDKASGYTIFNAQINKDITKDLSVKLGVDNITDEEFDNNDPYYLQRRVAYIGLRYKF
- the folE gene encoding GTP cyclohydrolase I FolE — encoded protein: MTKESEFENSIKNILEYVGEDVNREGLIKTPQRVRKAFEFMCSGYNQDPKEIINSALFTSSNDEMVVIKDIEFYSMCEHHMLPIIGKAHVAYIPNGKVVGLSKIPRVVDIFAKRLQIQEQMTEQICDALHEALNPKGVAVMIDARHMCMEMRGVEKICSTTVTSALRGLFKKEKKTKDEFLSIVAHSLHK
- a CDS encoding ChaN family lipoprotein; translation: MLKVSLFLIFTIFLFTGCINQNLSPTLSYDLEKKETIYSIKQAKNIDIKKLVKELEHYPIIFVGDHHNNEKTHKFFENLLKELDKQGYNLNLANEWFSPNHDKLLKDYTDGKLDGIRLKERRHWDEFTKYKWEYVEPLYETIKANGGRLYGINLTKESRKKISLKEFDKMSKEEKTFYDSLDLTVSAHRQLIMPFMQHCKKLKEKSDEPCEERMYRVQVAWDTYMAENIAKLSKDIIKTSKDKLLVFVGAMHLEKRVGIPLRFSRLSNLPFFIISNEKVDKENDLKIDTDKADAVYIYE
- a CDS encoding FecCD family ABC transporter permease, yielding MTGLKKSAIKICFVLLLISIVLNITIGAFSISFSEILNTLLDPQNNKIYYQVLMDIRIPRVVLGALVGVAFGISGAMMQTLFKNPLADPSIIGVSAGASAGVVLFMLLGSFLPTLLYSGFLSYLSLPLSAFLGSVITIFAIYKLATIYNKVAVTVMLLAGIAINAMLGALVGLFTYVSTEDELKSFTFWTMGSLANADMKVILTIFPIVVATYIFAIRKKVELNLMLLGEDEAKNSGVNAEKLKKQLILFVSLAIGTSVAFCGIIGFVGLVVPHIARLIVGSNHKFYLPLSAILGAFILLWADSLARVIISPAELPIGIITSLLGAPFFLWLLIKNRQSATN
- a CDS encoding type II secretion system F family protein; protein product: MLSNKYKITYQEKGVIKHKIVTKNELDRLKLPENIISIKSLGFDIQLFKKIRDSKIKDKLYELTLMLGSNIKLNQAFDILIKNEKDNHFKEFLTDIKNSFINSIDIRKSMKKYSVNPLIISLFKLIQDSGNISENIKFLSELTRENQEIKGNFLKIMLYPIVLVVTFIFALIGIFEFVLPNFESLFKGTNYEMSIATKTLFLLKDISGEKIIIATISIFILIIVFFRVYKNNNRLRVIADNLFIKDSFFVTRLNRLKILYIYFSVVHILLKNRYEFLEAINKAKVLLNNQYLFDKITQIENLLKSGKSVSFAFKSSGLFDDIVLSLIDTGELTNSLTLVVDEIKKIYKRRFENSLRLFSIMIEPIFFIIIMTLILWIIFAIFVPLWSMNDLLRF
- a CDS encoding ABC transporter ATP-binding protein, with product MYKIKNLNFSIQKREILKNIDLIIKPNSFLSIVGPNGCGKSTLIKSINRNLDIQKGEVYLNDISIDRYSDRELALKRSVLNQSFFFPYSFKAIEIVEMGLYAYTLSSKKKKEIINYIVNKLNLEPLKNKDYQGLSGGEKQKIQFARVIVQLYASKEKEKFLFLDEPTLNLDIYYQYKILDLTKELQKDLEIGVCAILHDINQAYLYSDEIVMMKSGEIKYFGETKDILTYENIFDVFAVESEFVYSKKLKKEILITIS